The following is a genomic window from Rhodoferax sp. PAMC 29310.
GCAACACCTCTTCTAGAAGCCACTCAGACTTTCGCCCGTCGCCAACAATCAGCCAACGGATAGCGCCGTTGTGTTTCTGGGACTCGGCAGCCTCCAGAACCGCAGGCAAGTCCTGCGCCTCACCAATATTGCCAGCGAAAAGCACATTGAATACACCCTTCAGCACGGGCACCTCAGGTGCTGGCATCAAATCAGATTCATTAAAAACCTCTTCCGCCCAGCTGGGAAAATAACGAATCTTCTGTGCGTCAGAACAATACTTGGCAATGCTCGCCAGAAAGGCGCGCGATTGACCCAGGACCAATGTGCAGCGCTCATAAATAAACTTCACCAAATGCCCGACCCAGCGCAACACCCTCGGTGAGCGCACAACGCCTATGGCAGCCAGTGTTTCCGGCCACAGGTCGAGCGCCCAAAATACAACTGGCGCCCGCTTGATCTGGCCAAGCAAGATAGCTGGCAGGCCCACCGTCACAGGTGATGGCTCAAAAACAAAGATGACATCCGATTGTTGGCCCCGCAACCGCCATGGCCCATATAGGCACGCCCCGATCACAAAGCTCAGGTAATTCAAAAACAGGCGCACGACCCCGTGGCCCCGCGCCAACATGGGAACCCGCCACACCCGTGCTCCGCTGTACTGTTCAAATGCCTTGGGGTTTTTTTCGTATGCGTTAAACACTCGCCCGGCCGGGTAATTGGGAATGCCCGTCAAAACCGTCACACTGTGCCCACGTTGCACGAGCTCTTGCGTGAGATCATTGATCCTGAAATTTTCGGGCCAGAAATATTGACTGACGATCAGAATTTTCAAAATGCTTCAGACGTATTTCTTCCACACCACACGATTCACATAATCGGTGTAGCTGTGGATGATGCGCAGCACCTTGTCAGAGACGTTGGGCATGCTGTAGTCGGCTACCTGACGGATGCCGTGGGGGTCTACCCGACTAGCTCCGCGTGGTTGCGTTGCCAAAATCGCCAGCCCTTGCCGCACCCGCTCAACTTCAAGCCCAACCATCATTACTGCCGCTTCCTCCATGCCTTCAGGGCGTTCGTGAGCCTCGCGCAAATTCAGGGCGGGAAAATTCAAGATGGATGACTCTTCATTGATCGTGCCGCTGTCTGACAGGGTGGCCCGCGCCGAGAGTTGCAGCTTGTTGTAGTCATGAAAACCCAGTGGCTTCAATAGCCGAACCAGCGGATGGAAAACCGCGCCAGTGGCATCAATACGATTTTGCGTCCGCGGGTGCGTAGACACGATCACCGGCAACCCGTAGTCTTGAGCAACAGCATTCAATACCGCCACCAACTTGGTAAAGGCGGACTGCGACTCAATGTTCTCCTCACGGTGCGCGCTGACCACAAAGTAACCCTCAGGCTCCAGGTCCAAACGGGTCAACACATCAGATGCGTCAATGCGCGGGCGGTAATGGGTTAACACCTCAAACATCGGGCTGCCGGTTTTGATCACCAAATCGGGCGGCAACCCCTCGCGCAATAAGTAGTCGCGTGCAATCGTGCTGTAGGTTAGATTGACATCAGCCGTGTGGTCGACGATGCGCCGGTTTGTTTCTTCAGGCACCCGTTGGTCAAAGCAGCGGTTGCCTGCCTCCATGTGAAAAATGGGTATTTTTCGGCGTTTGGCGGGTATGACTGACAAGCAGCTATTCGTGTCACCCAGTACCAGCATGGCTTCGGGCTGCACCTCGGCAAGCACCTTGTCTACCGCAATGATCAGGTTGCCAATAGTGTTGGCCGCGCCCGTGCTGCCTTCTGCACTGTTCAAAAAATAGTCGGGCTTGCGCACGACCAGGTCGTCAAAGAAAACCTGGTTCAGCTCATAGTCGTAGTTTTGCCCGGTGTGAACCAAAATGTGTTCGCAATGGGTATCCAACTGAGCCAACACACGAGAAAGCCGAATAATTTCTGGCCGTGTACCGACCACGGATAAGACTTTAAGTTTTTTCATTATGTCAAAAATAATAGCAGTCCACGCTTGTCAGTAGGGGGCTAGAGGCCTATTTACACTGTACAAGAAAACGTATCCGGGCGCGCTCGGTCAAACACCTCGTTCGCCCAAAGCATAACGACCATCTCATCCGCTCCGATGTTGGTGATGTCATGGGTCCAGCCTGGCACGGTTTCTACGACTACCGCTTGGTCACCGTTTGTCTCCAGCGCATGCTGCTGTCCGGTTTGCATATGCCGGAACTTGAAGAGGGCGCGGCCCTTGATGACAAGAAACTTCTCTGTCTTGCTATGGTGGTAATGTCCACCCCGGGTAATGCCTGGGTGCGCCGTGAAGTACGAAAACTGGCCGCAATCCGGCGTCTTCAACATTTCCACAAATGTGCCACGCGGGTCGGTATGCTGCTGCACCGGGTAGGCAAATAGTTCCGGCGGCAAATAACTGACATAAGTGGCATA
Proteins encoded in this region:
- a CDS encoding glycosyltransferase family 4 protein, whose protein sequence is MTVLTGIPNYPAGRVFNAYEKNPKAFEQYSGARVWRVPMLARGHGVVRLFLNYLSFVIGACLYGPWRLRGQQSDVIFVFEPSPVTVGLPAILLGQIKRAPVVFWALDLWPETLAAIGVVRSPRVLRWVGHLVKFIYERCTLVLGQSRAFLASIAKYCSDAQKIRYFPSWAEEVFNESDLMPAPEVPVLKGVFNVLFAGNIGEAQDLPAVLEAAESQKHNGAIRWLIVGDGRKSEWLLEEVLRRGLQANVLLLGRFPVERMPSFYAHADALLVSLKKDPVFSMTIPGKVQSYLMAGVPLLGMLDGEGAKVITEANAGLVCAAGDGGGLAAAVLQMATMPVDQRQQLGANGRAYAQKEFGRGLLMDRLEVLLLEAADLYKKAMVTA
- a CDS encoding UDP-N-acetyl glucosamine 2-epimerase, with the translated sequence MKKLKVLSVVGTRPEIIRLSRVLAQLDTHCEHILVHTGQNYDYELNQVFFDDLVVRKPDYFLNSAEGSTGAANTIGNLIIAVDKVLAEVQPEAMLVLGDTNSCLSVIPAKRRKIPIFHMEAGNRCFDQRVPEETNRRIVDHTADVNLTYSTIARDYLLREGLPPDLVIKTGSPMFEVLTHYRPRIDASDVLTRLDLEPEGYFVVSAHREENIESQSAFTKLVAVLNAVAQDYGLPVIVSTHPRTQNRIDATGAVFHPLVRLLKPLGFHDYNKLQLSARATLSDSGTINEESSILNFPALNLREAHERPEGMEEAAVMMVGLEVERVRQGLAILATQPRGASRVDPHGIRQVADYSMPNVSDKVLRIIHSYTDYVNRVVWKKYV